One window of Brevibacterium pigmentatum genomic DNA carries:
- a CDS encoding MFS transporter, whose product MTDSEIPASVQHTEPQQSSPTLFSAVGRSYFPIAFVARMPFAMIVVGVLTLVVAGRGSLSLGGINSAMVGLGTALFGSFIGAAADRWGQRYVLLVAGILNCAALTFMAWVVFSPLPDFVVFIAAFAIGATSPQVAPMSRSRIVDIVMSVLPSPRRPKVLNATMAYESAADEVIFVFGPFLVGLLATFFSPVAPIIGAIVMTLIFVSAFALHPTGRSRRTGTSSSLGERAPAKDMFTAGVFVIILGVFGVGMVFGSTLTALTALTNDIGRPEEAGLIYGVMGIGSAVLAISVALFPASFALWARLLCFAPILVTGSVILASTESMSIIVIALLLMGTGIGPSLVTLFSLAAERAPLGRSATVMSMAGSAIIVGQSVSSAINGILAEDQGTAVAMAVPVTASAIVLCAGLLNLLIGRRSDRKAVKPSRQRVTDAEDET is encoded by the coding sequence ATGACAGACAGCGAAATTCCCGCCTCGGTTCAGCACACCGAGCCGCAGCAGTCCTCACCGACTCTGTTCTCGGCAGTCGGCCGCAGCTACTTCCCGATAGCGTTCGTCGCGCGCATGCCGTTCGCCATGATCGTCGTCGGTGTCCTCACCCTCGTCGTGGCCGGCCGCGGATCGCTCAGCCTCGGCGGAATCAACTCCGCCATGGTCGGACTGGGCACCGCCCTGTTCGGGTCCTTCATCGGGGCCGCCGCCGATCGCTGGGGACAGCGCTACGTGCTGCTCGTCGCCGGGATCCTCAACTGTGCGGCGCTGACCTTCATGGCATGGGTCGTCTTCAGCCCGCTGCCCGATTTCGTCGTCTTCATCGCCGCCTTCGCGATCGGTGCCACCTCGCCTCAGGTGGCACCGATGTCGCGTTCACGCATCGTCGACATCGTCATGTCGGTTCTGCCGTCACCGAGGCGGCCGAAGGTCCTCAACGCCACGATGGCCTACGAATCCGCCGCCGATGAGGTCATCTTCGTCTTCGGCCCCTTCCTCGTCGGTCTGCTGGCAACCTTCTTCTCCCCGGTGGCGCCCATCATCGGGGCGATCGTCATGACGCTGATATTCGTCTCCGCTTTCGCGCTCCACCCGACGGGCAGGTCCAGACGGACCGGGACGTCGAGCAGCCTCGGCGAGCGCGCACCGGCGAAGGACATGTTCACCGCCGGGGTCTTCGTCATCATCCTCGGCGTCTTCGGCGTCGGAATGGTCTTCGGCTCGACGCTCACAGCTCTGACCGCCCTGACCAATGACATCGGACGGCCGGAGGAAGCCGGTCTCATCTACGGAGTGATGGGCATCGGCTCCGCGGTGCTCGCGATCTCGGTAGCGCTCTTCCCCGCATCGTTCGCGCTGTGGGCACGCCTGCTGTGCTTCGCGCCCATCCTGGTCACGGGATCGGTCATCCTCGCCTCGACGGAATCGATGTCGATCATCGTCATTGCGCTGCTGCTCATGGGCACGGGAATCGGACCGAGCCTCGTCACCCTGTTCAGCCTCGCCGCCGAACGCGCGCCGCTCGGGCGATCGGCGACGGTGATGTCGATGGCGGGATCGGCGATCATCGTCGGCCAATCGGTATCCTCGGCGATCAACGGCATCCTCGCCGAGGATCAGGGAACGGCTGTGGCGATGGCAGTTCCTGTGACCGCCTCGGCGATCGTCCTGTGCGCGGGCCTGCTCAATCTGCTCATCGGACGACGCAGCGACCGGAAGGCAGTCAAGCCGTCACGGCAGCGCGTGACCGACGCCGAAGACGAGACCTGA
- a CDS encoding peptide MFS transporter has protein sequence MSTSTSTTEAVRSDTRFFGHPLPLMQLFSLELWERFSYYGMNGILALYLYFSVTDGGMGMEQGTAVGIVGAYGGAVFLATILGAWIADRLAGAEKVLFYSAIIIMVGHICLALIPGFGGVAAGLILVALGSGGLKANASALVGELYEEKDPRRDAGFTIFYMGVNIGALFGPLITGLLQSKIGFHYGFGAAAVGMALGLVIYLTGRKNLPPESRIAVNPLPKNKLYLFIVAIVVVVPLAVILWMTKIVNPENLDWWIAGISAGAAACYFIVMYTSSQTNGDERSRVLAYIPFFITVVVFWSMYQQIFGVLTVYSDTQLNRSIFGWEMPINWIQLIPAFFVIVFAPLFATMWMKLGPKQISTPVKAGLSLVLIGIGFLMFLPFAEAGPNQTPLLWVALTLAVFVFGELLISPVGLSFSTKVAPKVFQSQMIAVFFLASGVGTALSGVLGGYFDTANQTPYWLSVGGSSVVLGLLALTLTKPMLGLLRGIR, from the coding sequence ATGTCTACAAGCACCTCGACGACCGAGGCCGTCCGCAGCGATACCCGCTTCTTCGGACACCCTCTGCCGCTCATGCAGCTCTTCAGCCTCGAATTGTGGGAGCGCTTCTCCTACTACGGGATGAACGGCATCCTCGCCCTCTACCTCTACTTCAGCGTCACCGATGGCGGCATGGGGATGGAGCAGGGCACGGCCGTCGGAATCGTCGGTGCCTACGGCGGTGCTGTCTTCCTCGCCACCATCCTCGGCGCATGGATCGCCGATCGCCTCGCCGGTGCGGAGAAGGTCCTCTTCTACTCTGCGATCATCATCATGGTCGGCCACATCTGCTTGGCTCTCATTCCCGGGTTCGGGGGAGTGGCGGCCGGCCTCATTCTCGTCGCGCTCGGCTCCGGCGGTCTCAAGGCGAACGCTTCGGCGCTGGTCGGCGAACTCTACGAAGAGAAGGACCCGCGGCGTGACGCCGGCTTCACCATCTTCTACATGGGTGTGAACATCGGTGCCCTGTTCGGCCCGCTCATCACCGGTCTGCTGCAGTCGAAGATCGGCTTCCACTACGGATTCGGTGCCGCAGCGGTCGGCATGGCCCTCGGTCTCGTCATCTACCTCACCGGCCGGAAGAACCTTCCGCCGGAGTCCCGTATCGCCGTCAACCCGCTGCCGAAGAACAAGCTCTACCTCTTCATCGTGGCCATCGTGGTCGTCGTTCCCCTCGCAGTCATCCTGTGGATGACGAAGATCGTCAACCCCGAGAACCTCGACTGGTGGATCGCCGGAATCTCTGCCGGCGCGGCCGCTTGCTACTTCATCGTCATGTACACCTCGTCGCAGACGAATGGCGACGAACGCTCACGCGTCCTCGCCTACATCCCGTTCTTCATCACGGTCGTGGTGTTCTGGTCGATGTACCAGCAGATCTTCGGTGTGCTCACCGTCTATTCGGATACGCAGCTCAACCGTTCGATCTTCGGTTGGGAGATGCCGATCAACTGGATCCAGCTGATCCCTGCGTTCTTCGTCATCGTCTTCGCCCCGCTGTTCGCGACGATGTGGATGAAGCTCGGGCCGAAGCAGATCTCGACGCCGGTCAAGGCCGGCCTGTCGCTCGTGCTCATCGGCATCGGCTTCCTCATGTTCCTGCCCTTTGCTGAGGCCGGCCCCAACCAGACTCCGCTGCTGTGGGTGGCACTGACCCTCGCAGTGTTCGTCTTCGGTGAGCTGCTCATCTCGCCGGTGGGTCTCTCGTTCTCCACGAAGGTCGCGCCGAAGGTCTTCCAGTCGCAGATGATCGCCGTGTTCTTCCTCGCCTCGGGCGTGGGCACGGCACTGTCCGGTGTGCTCGGCGGCTACTTCGACACCGCCAACCAGACACCGTACTGGCTGTCGGTCGGCGGCTCGTCGGTCGTGCTCGGCCTGCTCGCGCTGACGCTGACGAAGCCGATGCTGGGGCTGCTGCGCGGAATCCGCTGA
- a CDS encoding CPBP family intramembrane glutamic endopeptidase, with translation MDTDRAVTIAPSQLKPISWEAAATALLAISAVVLFGLGTTFPQVRTFGYAPMLAALAIAWSVNRGFARDLSIIAGCLALISAISVEADISWTNIARMGVVLSAVVIGPWLVTRYVFKDHTIQFPMRRGQSWTRLEWAWLVFVVVVAWAVLPQYFMRTGIYLNWPPLTNWSEIIRLFFGVNAVGIWDELFFICTVFALLRKHFSFWTANVFTTVIFVSFLWELGYRSIGPLLTIPFALVQAFIFTRTKSLPYTVTVHLLFDALVFLTIVHAHHPDALPIFIGV, from the coding sequence GTGGACACTGACCGAGCAGTAACCATCGCGCCCTCGCAGTTGAAACCGATCAGCTGGGAGGCCGCCGCGACTGCCCTTCTGGCGATCTCGGCGGTGGTGCTCTTCGGTCTGGGAACGACGTTTCCGCAGGTCCGCACCTTCGGATACGCGCCTATGCTCGCGGCCTTGGCCATCGCATGGAGCGTCAACCGTGGATTCGCCAGGGACCTCAGCATCATCGCCGGGTGTCTCGCGCTCATCTCGGCGATCTCGGTCGAGGCGGACATCTCCTGGACGAATATCGCCCGCATGGGTGTGGTGCTCTCCGCCGTCGTCATCGGCCCGTGGCTGGTGACCCGGTATGTCTTCAAGGATCACACGATCCAGTTCCCGATGCGTCGCGGACAATCGTGGACGCGGCTCGAATGGGCATGGCTGGTCTTCGTCGTCGTGGTCGCCTGGGCGGTGCTGCCGCAGTATTTCATGCGCACCGGGATCTACCTCAACTGGCCGCCGCTGACGAACTGGTCGGAGATCATCCGTCTGTTCTTCGGGGTCAACGCTGTGGGCATTTGGGATGAGCTGTTCTTCATCTGCACGGTCTTCGCCTTGCTGCGCAAACACTTCTCATTCTGGACGGCGAATGTGTTCACCACGGTCATCTTCGTCTCGTTCCTCTGGGAGCTCGGCTACCGGTCGATCGGGCCGCTGCTGACGATCCCCTTCGCGCTCGTGCAGGCCTTCATCTTCACCCGCACGAAGTCACTGCCCTATACGGTCACGGTGCACCTGCTCTTCGACGCGCTCGTGTTCCTCACGATCGTCCATGCACATCACCCCGACGCACTGCCCATCTTCATCGGAGTCTGA
- a CDS encoding molybdopterin molybdotransferase MoeA yields MDPEDYSELVAGLAPDLRTETTPIRNAVGRITGTDIIAPRSVPDFAASAMDGFALDGAALNAARIGDPIRVIGDIPAGHRAVALQPGCAARVMTGAPVPTDAEAVVPVELTDARQTGPAPETIRIDSLPSSVPPGWNIRAIGEDMKRGDPVLTAGERITAAGLGVLAMLGITEVETIRTPRIGLIVTGDEIQVTDPTDDTPTEAVAASIFNSNLPMLAAAVGGLGAVPIEATSRDDAEELISVLTSMQAEADLVVTTGGISAGAFEVVRQALESDHSTFGRLDMRPGSPQGFGRFGTLPLIHLPGTPQGAFVAFHLFVGSLLTGKSLRQRWRKGILAGPSLRQHGRAVTFRPGTFTESGEILAADRAGLPNFASADVIIRIPRGTGSERDSDSPRSSGELSAGTVIEYLEC; encoded by the coding sequence TTGGACCCAGAGGACTACTCCGAGCTCGTCGCCGGGCTGGCACCGGATCTGCGTACTGAGACGACGCCGATACGCAACGCGGTCGGACGCATCACGGGGACGGACATCATCGCTCCGCGATCGGTGCCGGACTTCGCCGCCTCGGCGATGGACGGATTCGCCCTCGACGGGGCAGCTCTGAACGCCGCCCGCATCGGCGATCCCATCCGTGTCATCGGCGACATCCCCGCCGGCCACCGAGCCGTCGCTCTGCAGCCGGGATGTGCGGCGCGGGTGATGACCGGGGCTCCCGTGCCCACCGACGCCGAGGCGGTCGTCCCCGTCGAACTCACCGACGCTCGGCAGACCGGGCCCGCCCCCGAAACCATTCGGATCGACTCTCTCCCGAGTTCCGTGCCACCCGGATGGAATATCCGCGCAATCGGTGAGGACATGAAACGCGGTGACCCCGTCCTCACTGCGGGGGAGCGGATCACCGCCGCCGGGCTCGGCGTCCTGGCGATGCTCGGCATCACCGAAGTCGAAACGATCCGCACACCCCGCATCGGTCTGATCGTCACTGGAGACGAAATCCAGGTCACCGACCCGACAGATGACACCCCCACCGAGGCGGTCGCCGCCTCGATCTTCAACTCGAACCTGCCGATGCTCGCCGCCGCAGTCGGCGGCCTGGGCGCCGTACCCATCGAAGCCACGAGCAGAGACGACGCTGAGGAGCTGATCAGCGTGCTCACTTCGATGCAGGCTGAGGCCGACCTCGTCGTGACGACCGGCGGAATCAGCGCGGGCGCCTTCGAGGTCGTCCGCCAGGCACTGGAGTCCGACCATTCGACGTTCGGTCGACTTGATATGCGCCCCGGTTCCCCTCAGGGATTCGGACGCTTCGGGACTCTGCCGCTGATCCATCTGCCCGGCACTCCACAGGGCGCTTTTGTTGCCTTCCACCTGTTCGTCGGCTCGCTGCTGACGGGTAAGAGTCTGCGGCAGAGATGGCGGAAGGGCATCCTCGCCGGCCCCAGCCTGCGACAACACGGCAGGGCCGTCACCTTCCGTCCCGGCACCTTCACGGAATCGGGGGAGATCCTTGCAGCTGATCGGGCCGGACTGCCGAACTTCGCCTCCGCCGATGTGATCATCAGAATCCCACGCGGCACTGGTTCAGAGCGCGACTCAGATTCCCCACGCAGCTCAGGGGAGCTGAGCGCGGGCACGGTCATCGAGTACCTTGAGTGCTGA
- a CDS encoding ThiF family adenylyltransferase produces the protein MSISRLNPADRARYARQIRLSGFGESAQAALLDSHVLVIGAGGLGAPILSYLAAAGIGTITVVDPDVVELSNLHRQVIHSEATIGTRKIDSAQERMTEVNSSIEVRTIPQLLTPDNALGLFDGVDIVVDGSDNFATRYLANDACEILGIPLVWGTILGFDGQVAVFDAKHGATLRDLYPEVPAPGSVPDCSVAGVLGPLCGSIGSAMAMETIKVLTGIGTPLFDSVAIHSSLDAGWETVPVRPNPGRPPVTDLEQHRSDYAQHSFDSLHTEGDVGGDRTEPNTEDSALGPATLTWADIDDGAILVDVREDDEVASGMVPGAIHIPMAELLADPDRLPGQQDPKQQSALALYCRSGVRSAKTAAQLRSQGIGVASINGGYLAFLSQPTPQRR, from the coding sequence ATGTCCATTTCACGCCTCAACCCTGCCGATCGGGCCCGCTACGCTCGCCAGATCCGGCTGTCAGGATTCGGTGAGAGCGCGCAGGCGGCACTGCTCGATTCGCATGTCCTCGTCATCGGCGCAGGAGGACTCGGCGCACCGATCCTCAGCTACCTCGCGGCCGCGGGTATCGGCACGATCACCGTGGTCGATCCCGATGTCGTCGAGCTGAGCAATCTGCATCGACAGGTCATCCACTCCGAGGCGACCATCGGCACTCGCAAGATCGATTCCGCACAGGAGCGGATGACCGAGGTCAACTCGTCGATCGAGGTCCGCACGATTCCTCAGCTTCTGACCCCGGACAACGCACTCGGCCTCTTCGACGGCGTCGACATCGTCGTCGACGGCAGCGACAACTTCGCCACCAGGTACCTCGCCAACGATGCCTGCGAGATCCTCGGCATCCCATTGGTCTGGGGGACGATCCTCGGCTTCGACGGACAGGTCGCCGTCTTCGACGCGAAGCACGGTGCGACTCTGCGCGACCTCTATCCCGAGGTTCCCGCTCCCGGCAGTGTGCCCGACTGCTCGGTCGCCGGAGTCCTCGGACCACTGTGCGGAAGCATCGGATCTGCCATGGCGATGGAAACCATCAAGGTGCTCACTGGAATCGGCACACCGCTGTTCGACAGCGTGGCCATCCACAGCAGCCTCGACGCCGGTTGGGAGACAGTGCCTGTCCGACCGAACCCCGGCAGGCCTCCGGTCACCGACCTCGAGCAGCATCGCAGCGACTATGCACAGCACTCGTTCGACTCCCTCCACACAGAAGGCGACGTCGGAGGGGACCGAACCGAACCGAACACAGAGGACAGCGCCCTGGGGCCGGCCACTCTGACCTGGGCGGACATCGACGACGGCGCCATCCTCGTCGACGTACGCGAGGACGATGAGGTCGCCTCGGGGATGGTCCCCGGTGCGATCCACATTCCGATGGCAGAACTGCTCGCCGACCCCGACAGACTGCCCGGCCAGCAGGATCCCAAGCAGCAGTCCGCTCTTGCGCTCTATTGCCGGTCGGGCGTGCGCTCTGCGAAGACGGCGGCGCAGCTGCGCTCACAGGGCATCGGGGTGGCCTCGATCAACGGCGGCTACCTCGCATTTCTGTCGCAGCCGACTCCTCAACGGCGCTGA
- a CDS encoding MoaD/ThiS family protein, which translates to MPTITVRFFAAAREAFGARESQIRAGSVDELVGTLAEAAEPQAATVLSRSSFLVNSVAATDRSVALSDGDTVDVLPPFAGG; encoded by the coding sequence GTGCCCACCATCACCGTTCGGTTCTTCGCCGCAGCCCGTGAGGCGTTCGGCGCCCGCGAATCACAGATCCGTGCCGGATCCGTCGATGAACTCGTGGGCACCCTCGCCGAGGCGGCCGAACCCCAAGCCGCGACCGTGCTGTCGCGTTCGAGTTTCCTCGTCAACTCCGTGGCCGCGACCGATCGTTCCGTGGCCCTGTCCGATGGTGACACCGTCGACGTGCTCCCGCCGTTCGCCGGCGGGTGA